A stretch of uncultured Campylobacter sp. DNA encodes these proteins:
- the lpxC gene encoding UDP-3-O-acyl-N-acetylglucosamine deacetylase, producing the protein MKQTTIKSTVEGVGIGLHKGEPIKITLEPLGANSGIIFYRKDLGVSFKAEPKNVINTQMATVIGGKEGYISTIEHLLSAINGYGIDNIRIVLDANEVPVMDGSAISYCMMLDEAGTAELDADKKVIVIKRPVEVNKNGKFARVTPSNNPKFDFTIKFAHPIIGEQNYVFEFSKQAYIEEIARARTFGFLKDVQMLRAQNLALGGSLDNAVVIDDNKILNPEGLRFENEFVRHKILDAIGDLSLMGAPLMADYTSFAGSHELNHELTLAILSDDKNYEIVTLKGDFAREYQKVFA; encoded by the coding sequence TTGAAACAAACAACCATAAAATCAACCGTAGAAGGCGTAGGTATAGGGCTTCACAAGGGCGAGCCGATAAAAATCACGCTTGAGCCGCTTGGGGCAAATTCGGGAATAATATTTTACAGAAAAGACCTCGGAGTGAGCTTTAAGGCAGAGCCGAAAAACGTGATAAACACTCAAATGGCTACCGTAATCGGCGGCAAAGAGGGCTACATCTCGACGATTGAGCACCTTCTTAGCGCGATAAATGGCTACGGCATCGACAACATCCGTATCGTTCTAGACGCCAACGAAGTTCCCGTCATGGACGGCTCGGCGATAAGCTACTGCATGATGCTCGATGAAGCCGGCACGGCGGAGCTTGACGCGGACAAAAAAGTAATCGTAATCAAACGCCCGGTAGAAGTAAACAAAAACGGGAAATTTGCTAGAGTAACGCCGTCGAATAACCCAAAATTCGACTTTACGATCAAATTTGCCCACCCGATAATAGGCGAGCAAAATTACGTGTTCGAGTTTAGCAAACAAGCCTACATCGAGGAGATCGCGCGCGCTAGGACGTTTGGATTCTTAAAAGACGTGCAGATGCTAAGAGCGCAAAATTTAGCCCTCGGCGGCAGCCTAGACAACGCCGTAGTTATCGACGATAATAAAATTTTAAATCCTGAAGGTCTGCGCTTTGAAAACGAATTCGTTCGTCATAAAATTTTAGACGCTATCGGCGATCTAAGCCTAATGGGCGCGCCTTTGATGGCTGATTATACGAGCTTTGCGGGCAGCCACGAGCTAAACCACGAGCTAACGCTAGCCATCCTAAGCGACGATAAAAACTACGAAATCGTCACGCTAAAAGGCGATTTCGCGCGCGAGTACCAAAAGGTATTTGCATAA
- a CDS encoding M23 family metallopeptidase produces the protein MRRRGNGNLIFFGVIILLLVAAIAFLFTSKTFEREAPSIAISDQIYWNLTSPLPIKITDESGVKSVKISLVDEKGSVNLLTQKFEAPSEIVDLNLSFPKTGFAAQKDIYNIIIEATDTSKWGFFLGNTQKKEVKITVDNKKPDVNILNHSYAITKGGSATVVFKATDEMLKEVYIETNYGKKFIPSKFVKDGYYASLVAWPAQQGSFSADVVALDAAGNITKSKIRFFYQDKKYRISKIKLDGQSRFLNEKIPELAQQYAKNYDAMSNLEKMKFVNENLRESNEKIISQIAAKVEIDAAENFSVNKFYPLKNGKAVASFGDHRYYTFEDKDVSESWHMGIDLASTQRADIVASNDGKVEFAAENGIYGRNVLINHGFGLFSLYGHCSSLNVKAGDSVKAGDVIANTGVTGLAMGDHLHFGMLVQGIEVRPEEWMDNGWMKDNVTGVLNAAKKMVE, from the coding sequence ATGAGAAGACGCGGCAATGGGAATTTGATATTTTTCGGCGTTATTATTTTGCTTTTAGTTGCGGCGATAGCTTTTTTATTTACTTCAAAAACATTTGAGCGCGAAGCGCCGAGCATAGCTATCTCAGATCAAATTTACTGGAACCTAACCTCGCCTCTGCCGATCAAAATAACCGACGAAAGCGGCGTAAAATCGGTTAAAATTTCGCTCGTAGATGAAAAAGGCAGCGTAAATTTGCTAACTCAAAAATTTGAAGCGCCGTCTGAAATCGTCGATTTAAATTTGAGCTTTCCAAAAACGGGATTCGCCGCGCAAAAAGATATCTACAACATCATAATCGAGGCCACGGATACAAGCAAATGGGGATTTTTCCTCGGCAACACGCAAAAAAAAGAGGTCAAAATCACCGTCGATAACAAAAAACCCGACGTAAACATCCTAAACCACTCGTACGCCATCACGAAAGGCGGTAGCGCGACGGTCGTGTTTAAGGCGACCGACGAGATGCTAAAAGAGGTCTATATCGAGACGAATTACGGTAAAAAATTTATCCCGAGCAAATTCGTAAAAGACGGCTACTACGCCTCGCTAGTGGCCTGGCCGGCGCAGCAAGGCTCGTTTAGCGCCGACGTCGTAGCGCTTGACGCGGCGGGAAATATCACAAAAAGCAAGATAAGATTTTTCTACCAAGATAAAAAATACCGCATCTCAAAGATAAAACTGGACGGCCAAAGTAGATTTTTAAACGAGAAAATCCCTGAGCTAGCGCAGCAATATGCCAAAAATTACGACGCGATGAGCAATCTGGAAAAAATGAAATTCGTAAATGAAAATCTACGCGAGTCAAACGAGAAAATAATCTCGCAAATCGCCGCAAAAGTCGAGATAGACGCGGCGGAAAATTTTAGCGTAAATAAATTTTACCCGCTAAAAAACGGCAAAGCGGTGGCTAGCTTCGGCGACCACAGATACTATACCTTTGAAGATAAAGACGTGAGCGAAAGCTGGCACATGGGTATAGACCTAGCCTCGACGCAAAGAGCCGACATCGTCGCTAGCAACGACGGTAAGGTCGAATTTGCCGCAGAAAACGGCATCTACGGGCGCAACGTCCTGATAAATCACGGATTTGGCCTATTTTCGCTCTACGGGCACTGCAGCTCGCTAAACGTCAAGGCCGGCGACTCCGTTAAGGCGGGCGACGTCATCGCAAACACCGGAGTTACCGGCCTAGCGATGGGCGATCACTTGCACTTTGGCATGCTGGTACAAGGCATAGAAGTGCGCCCCGAAGAGTGGATGGATAACGGCTGGATGAAGGATAACGTAACCGGCGTTTTGAACGCAGCTAAAAAAATGGTCGAATAA
- a CDS encoding prephenate dehydrogenase, with protein MKIGIVGLGLIGGSLGLSLKNEKLISCVSGMDLSKEHEKQAIKLGLVHEILTLEQMKQKCDMIFLAIPVEGIIKIVKEFEGIGENTTIVDLGSTKQKIIEAVPESIRQNFIPAHPMAGTEYSGPTAAFSGLFKDAVVAICDFKESGEMHVKRSVELFSHLGMKIIFMSAAEHDHHASVISHLPHAISFSLASSVLKKENKKNIIALSGTGFNGMIRIAKSSPVMWTDIFKQNKQNLINSIDLFKKELDECENLIKNEKWDELREWMSEARKIREIL; from the coding sequence ATGAAAATCGGTATCGTAGGCCTAGGACTCATCGGCGGCTCGCTAGGTCTTAGCCTAAAAAACGAAAAACTAATCAGCTGCGTTAGCGGTATGGATTTAAGCAAAGAGCACGAAAAACAGGCGATCAAGCTCGGTCTCGTGCATGAAATTTTGACGCTTGAGCAGATGAAGCAAAAATGCGACATGATATTTCTAGCCATACCAGTCGAAGGCATCATCAAAATCGTCAAAGAATTTGAAGGCATCGGCGAAAACACGACTATCGTAGATCTAGGTAGCACGAAGCAAAAAATCATCGAAGCCGTGCCGGAAAGCATCAGGCAAAATTTCATCCCCGCTCACCCGATGGCGGGCACGGAATACTCCGGTCCGACCGCCGCGTTTTCTGGACTCTTTAAAGACGCGGTCGTAGCTATCTGCGACTTTAAAGAAAGCGGCGAGATGCACGTCAAGCGCTCGGTCGAGCTCTTTTCGCACCTAGGCATGAAGATTATTTTCATGAGCGCGGCCGAGCACGACCACCATGCCAGCGTCATCTCCCACCTGCCCCACGCCATCAGCTTTTCGCTAGCTAGCAGCGTACTAAAAAAAGAAAACAAAAAAAATATCATCGCGCTAAGCGGCACGGGATTTAACGGCATGATCAGGATCGCCAAAAGCTCGCCCGTGATGTGGACGGATATCTTTAAACAAAACAAGCAAAATTTGATAAATTCGATAGACCTTTTCAAAAAAGAGCTTGACGAATGCGAAAATTTAATCAAAAACGAGAAGTGGGACGAGCTGCGAGAATGGATGAGCGAAGCTAGAAAAATACGCGAAATTTTATAA
- the bamA gene encoding outer membrane protein assembly factor BamA, producing the protein MKKSVFLLLLGAVLANAQQITSINFKGLVHLSPETAKEIMGLKVGDELSGDSTDRAIAKLFRQGYFDDIYIENEGGDVTVTVKEKPSIARIDIKGVVTNDKTAIDGLINIKQGNMYDELAIERAKERIRQYYESKGYFDTIVDVTKEPVAGNESSLFVTMNINRGENIIIENVNLVGAKLFDYDDVEPVVANKEREFMGWMWGRNDGKVKLFELPNDPARIQDKYYQKGYLDATVSNPYLNAYMDNYTADLTYYVTEGEQYRVSSVDIEAPEFLELDKEKILKDFRLESGDVMNSARLRQDMKKLDDIVADKGYAFVRINPKTEKNVDDKTVSIVYEVVPDEKVYIRNVQISGNDRTVDRVVRRELYLTEGNLYSRTDLQDSKDALKRTSYFDDVEIEEQRVGANQVDLLVKVKEASTGSISGGIGYGSSDGLLLNASLSDTNVFGSGMKGVVSVDRSDNELSGQIGLTNPRLFDSEYSLGGTLYANDYNWNSYDEKSYGLNVVVGRKLTRNLSVSLGYIIEQSRISGLSDVLKTVGYKDGKSLKSSLIPSVTYNSTDDYYLPRTGIIASTSLEFAGVGGDEKFLKSRTNFNWYQGIREWVDYDLIFRFKSSFGKIWDRGWVPINERLYLGGIRNLRGFESRTVSPKVKVSSGSWYETGGDMSFNSSAELSFPLIERVKMRGVLFFDYGVIHGKIANVTAPGIVDHIDGRISRYSAGAGIEWVTPMGPLQLIFAKPLKKQDGDDTSTFEFTIGQRF; encoded by the coding sequence ATGAAAAAAAGCGTTTTTCTACTACTTCTGGGTGCCGTTTTGGCAAATGCCCAGCAGATAACTTCCATAAATTTTAAAGGTCTTGTGCATCTGTCTCCCGAAACGGCAAAGGAGATAATGGGGCTAAAAGTCGGCGACGAGCTAAGCGGCGATAGTACGGATAGGGCGATCGCAAAGCTGTTTAGGCAGGGCTACTTCGACGATATCTATATCGAAAACGAGGGCGGCGACGTGACCGTAACGGTAAAAGAAAAGCCTAGCATCGCTCGTATCGATATCAAGGGTGTAGTGACTAACGACAAAACCGCTATCGACGGGCTAATCAATATCAAACAAGGCAACATGTACGACGAGCTAGCCATCGAGCGTGCAAAAGAGCGCATAAGGCAGTATTACGAGTCAAAAGGATACTTCGACACTATCGTAGACGTAACCAAAGAGCCGGTAGCGGGCAATGAAAGCAGCCTTTTTGTCACGATGAACATAAACCGCGGCGAAAATATCATAATAGAAAACGTAAATTTAGTCGGCGCAAAGCTTTTTGATTATGACGACGTAGAACCTGTGGTAGCGAATAAAGAACGCGAATTTATGGGCTGGATGTGGGGTAGAAACGACGGTAAGGTTAAGCTTTTTGAGCTACCGAACGATCCTGCGAGAATCCAAGATAAATACTATCAAAAAGGCTACCTAGACGCCACCGTCTCAAACCCGTATCTAAACGCCTATATGGATAACTACACCGCAGATCTCACCTACTACGTGACCGAGGGCGAGCAGTATAGGGTATCTAGCGTAGATATCGAAGCGCCAGAGTTTTTAGAGCTTGATAAAGAGAAAATTTTAAAAGACTTTAGGCTAGAGAGCGGCGACGTGATGAACTCCGCTCGTCTAAGACAAGATATGAAAAAGCTCGACGACATCGTGGCGGATAAGGGTTATGCGTTTGTAAGGATAAATCCAAAAACCGAGAAAAACGTCGATGATAAGACCGTAAGTATCGTCTATGAGGTCGTGCCGGACGAAAAAGTATATATAAGAAACGTGCAAATTTCAGGTAACGATAGAACCGTAGATAGAGTAGTTAGACGAGAGCTATACCTCACGGAGGGAAATTTATATAGCAGAACCGACTTGCAAGATAGTAAGGACGCGTTAAAGCGAACTAGCTATTTTGACGATGTCGAGATCGAGGAACAACGCGTCGGAGCGAATCAAGTCGATCTACTCGTAAAAGTAAAAGAGGCCTCCACCGGCTCTATCAGCGGCGGTATCGGCTACGGCAGCTCGGACGGCTTGCTACTTAACGCAAGTTTGTCGGATACGAATGTGTTTGGTAGCGGCATGAAGGGCGTCGTAAGCGTCGATAGGAGCGATAACGAACTCTCAGGCCAGATAGGTCTAACCAACCCGCGCCTTTTTGATAGCGAATATAGCCTAGGTGGCACGCTATACGCTAACGACTATAACTGGAACAGCTACGACGAGAAATCATACGGCTTAAACGTCGTAGTGGGTAGAAAACTAACCAGAAATTTAAGCGTGTCTTTGGGCTATATCATCGAACAAAGCCGTATCAGCGGGCTTAGCGACGTGTTAAAAACCGTCGGTTACAAAGACGGCAAGAGCCTAAAAAGCTCGCTCATCCCGTCTGTCACCTATAACAGCACGGATGATTATTATCTGCCTCGCACCGGTATCATCGCAAGCACCAGCCTAGAGTTTGCGGGCGTGGGCGGAGATGAGAAATTTTTAAAGAGTAGAACGAATTTCAACTGGTATCAGGGCATCAGAGAGTGGGTGGACTACGACCTTATTTTTAGATTTAAATCAAGCTTTGGTAAGATTTGGGATCGCGGCTGGGTGCCTATCAACGAGAGACTATATCTAGGCGGTATCAGAAATCTACGCGGATTTGAGAGTAGAACCGTCTCTCCTAAAGTAAAAGTCTCTAGCGGCAGTTGGTATGAGACGGGCGGCGATATGTCGTTTAATAGCTCGGCGGAGCTTAGCTTCCCGTTAATAGAGCGCGTAAAGATGCGCGGCGTGCTGTTCTTTGACTACGGCGTGATCCACGGCAAGATCGCAAACGTCACGGCTCCGGGTATCGTAGATCATATCGACGGACGCATCAGTAGATACAGCGCGGGTGCTGGTATCGAGTGGGTAACGCCTATGGGGCCGCTTCAGCTAATCTTTGCTAAACCGCTCAAAAAGCAAGACGGCGATGATACGAGCACGTTTGAATTTACTATCGGACAGCGCTTCTAA